GACACCTGTTGACCAAGTGAGGCAAAGATGCGATTAACTGTGTTGGGATCGTTGCCCGTAATGATGATGTCGTCCACGTAAACAAGTAGATAAACCTGTGTACCCAAGTGGTTAAGGATAAATAATGATGGATCAGTTTTGGAACCATGAAAACCAAGATGTTGTAAGACGTTTGAGAGTTTGGTGAACCATTCCCTGGGCGACTATTTTAAGCCATAAATGGATTTGTGCAACTTGCAAACATGATGAGGATGTTTAGGATCCTCGAAGCCTGGTGGTTGACGCATGTAACCGTTTCATGTAGATCACCATGTAAAAACGCATTTTGCACATCAAGTTGTTTGAGAGACCAATTGTTAGAGACGGCAAGAGAAAGAACCGTGCGGATGGTGGCTGGTTTGACCACGGGGCTGAACGTCTCATGATAATCAATGCCAAACTGCTGTAAAAAACCCTTTGCTACCAATCGAGCTTTGTGTCTAGTCAGGTTCCCATGCTGATCAGTTTTCAACCTGTAAACCCACTTGCAATCAATAACATTAGAATTTGGAACCGGAGGAACTAAGGACCATGTTCCGTTTCTGTGTGGTGCGCGCAACTCGGCTGCCATAGCTTGACGCCACTCCGCGAATTCGTTGGCAACGGTAAAGGAAGTCGGTTCAGAAGGAACAGTAGCGGTAGTGGCGATATTGGCTGAAGGATCAAAAAATTTCCGGGGTTTAGGATGTGGCCGAAGGTGAGGAGGTCGGTAACGGGGCGTGGATGGTTGCGAAGGAGAGGGAGTAGGTTGGGTGGTGGTGGTCTGTGGAATAGGGGCGGTTTGGACAGGTTCGGAAATAGGAGGGGTAGGTAGCGATGGTTCGGTTGTAGGAGTGGATGGGTTATCGAAAATGGTTAATGGCGGATCAGGATTTGTAGAAAAGGAAGTGGCAGCTGTGGAGGATGAAGGAGGGTCGATGGAGAGTTCAGTAAGGGAGGGAAAAACATGCTCGTTAAATCGGACATGGCGAGCAATGTAGATTCGGTGAGTATTTTGATCAAGGCATTGATATCCATGATGAGATGGGCTATAACCGAGAAATATACAAGGAGTAGAACGAAAATCAATTTTTGTGTTGGTTATATGGACGTAAGTAAGGAAAATAGAGACATCCGAAGACTCGAATAAATGAGTAATCGGGAGGACGTTGGGAAACTAGTTGATATGGGGATTTGTTTGAGGAAAGACGAGAAGGTAGACGATTGATGAGGTAGACGGCAGTTTGAAAAgcgaatgaccaaaaagtttgaGGTAGTTTGGATTGGGCTAGTAAGGTGAGACCGGTTTCCACGACGTGGCGGTGGCGACGCTCGACAATGCCATTCTGTTCACTCGTATGAACACTTTTAGTTTGGTGTTAAATTGGCGTTCAACTAGGCGAACAAAATTTGTAAAAGTGGTAAAAACGTCAGATTTTTGCATGAGCGGGAAATACCACATATAGCGGGTATGATGGTCAACACATAACAAAAAATAACGATAACCGTCAAAGGACGTGGTAGTATGGccccaaacatcacaataaaccaaATCAACTATGTTTTTACTAGGAAAAGATGAAATAAGCAAAGTAAGTTTGGACATTTTTCCCAATTGACAAGAAGTACACAAGGATGAACAAAGTTTATCAGAAATAGGTAAAGAAAATTTTTAACAATATGTTGAAAAACTCGAAAGTGAGGATGCCCAAGTCGTTGATGCCACATAGTAGATGGAGCTCGAAAAGTAGTGAACACTATCTTGGAAACCGGTTGAAAAGAAGGTAGGCGAATGGTGTAGAGACCCTGGTCACTAGGGCCTGTGAGGAGGATAGCCCTGGTAGCCTCGTCCTACACAACAAAAAAAGAAGTGTGAAATTCAAAGAAAACGTTATTATCTTTGCAAAATTTGTGAACAGAAAGTAGGTTACGTTGTAGGCCCGGGACATGAAGTATGTGGTTAAGTTGTAAGTTTTTGTTTGAGGTAAAAAAGGATTTTGAACCGACATGAACAATTGGAAGAGAGTTACCGTTACCAACATAGAGGGAGTCATTACCGTAATAGACGTCCGAGTTGTCCATACTAGCAAGATCAGGAGTACCATGGGAATTAGCGCCTGTATCTGATGTCCAAGTAGTATATGAGCCCGCCTCAGAGTTTGCATAATTCGCTTGAGGTGATCCACGAGAAGAGCCGGTGTGATTCGGGCACTGTGAGGGAATATGACCAATACCACATCTATTGCAATGACCGTAAACCATATTTTGCGTGGACGCCCAAGCAAATTGGCGAGAGCCTTGTGAACCACCACGGCCACGGCCCCCGCGAGAAAACGCACGGCCCCGACCGTATCCACAGGTCGGTCTTGAAGAAGCAGACCGATTAGCATAGTTTGCCTGAGGAGCCGATGGTGATGCCGACGGCTGAGTTGTGGAAGCAAGTTGGTTTGCCAAAAGTTGAAGGTTGGTAATCTGCTGCTGAATCGAAGCCAAATCGGGGGCCTGGGAAGTAGTTGTTGCGGCAGTGGTAACATTGAAGACTTGTGGAGAGGCCGATGATGAAGAAATAGTGGACCGAGTGATATATTCATGATCACCAATCAGGCCGTGAAGCTCGTTAAATTGAACCGGTGGGGAGCGGGCAAGAAGGTTGCTTTTCAAACCATGGTATTCCTCGCGTAAACCGGCTATAGTAAGCATGATGAGATCTTTGTCTTTGACGGGTTCACCAATATTTGCAAGAGCCGTTGCATATTCTTGAGCACGGCTGAGATAATCAATACCTTTTTCACCATCTTTCATTGAAATCTTTAAAAGCTGCGTTTTTAGTGTGAACTGATGAGATGAATTCGAAGGAGCATATGCACGTGCTAGACTTAACCACACTTCCCGAGCCGTGTCTCCTTGGATGTGTTGAAACGAAGACTCGGAAACGGTGGATATAATGATCATGCGGACATGCGCATCATTAGCAATCCAGTTTGTAAAATTACGGTTTGTAGTAGTAGCATCACCGGTTGTAATTTTCTCTTCCGGGCAAGATAACGTGTTGTCAACATAACGATATAATCCATTGGCCTTTAAAAACGGTTCCATCATGGCTTTCCAGTAGCCATAATTGTTTGGTGTAAGATTGAATGCAAACTTGTGGGAATTATGGGATGTACGTTCTTGAATACTAAAAGCAGTAATCGTTGTCATGATGAGTAAAACAATGATTTTGATACCTGCAGGTCGATGGTTGGCTGATGGTTCGTAGATTTGCCGGCTGGTTTAAGTTTCGTCGATGTTGGCTAGTTGATGGTTCGTTGATTGCTTTTAGAAACTTGTTCCAATTAAAGAGATATAAATAAAGCACTATTAATTTGCTGGTGGCGGCAATAAAGCAAGCAAATAGAGGAGGTGGATTGTGAGTGGATTGTGACGCAAGACAGAAAAGAACTAATTGAAAGGCACTATTAATATTGTTTCAAAAGAACAAGCGTAGTGGGGGTGGCAATATCACGGCAATAGAAAAAAAACACGGCAGCTATTGTTAGCTATTGTTGGCCGACTGGTTGATGGCGGCGATTTAGGGTTGTTTAGGGTTTACAAGTTgataggctctgataccatatcaACTCATAATTTCATTCATAATTTCAATATGGAATACAAAGAGGTTTATATATATTCTACTAGTTACAATAATAATCCTCTAACTTATGACAATTAAATATTTTGCTTAACATATCTTAAAAGTTAAATGAAAATATATGTTTAAATCAATTAAATGAATAAAACAATATAATACTAATAAAAACCTAgaaaaaattaatattaataaaaaaccAAAATCACTGTTCATGAGCGATTTCTATTAGTATGTATAATATGTATAATAGATACATTTGCAAGTTGGCATCTGCAGTGCTTTCATGAGAGAATAGTGGAACTAACCAGTGGATGTTATATGACATCCGTTAACTCTctttatttcttttttatttttcagcgtACGAGTTCTTTTTCTAAACATATGAGAAAATCACAAAACATATCCGATCTCATGTTTTTATACACTACATAACCATAACTTTCTAACATGTCTGGCGACCCGTAATATCGAACCTTAGCTCGAAGCCAAAGGAGCCAAAAATGTAACCAAACAAAACTACAAGGACTACATAAACcaacaacattcacacaacttttaaactaaaaaaaaaaaaaaacacatttcaAGAATCAAGATCTTTAGATAATGATTCCTAAAACCCTCTCCCTCACCTCCATCTCCCCATTCCTTCTTCCCCAATTCAAAATCCCCAAATCCCACAATCCGGGTCGGGTCACAATCATCTGTAAATCAGTTAATTCACAACCCCAACAACAAACCCAACCCGAATTATCAGTTTCTGGACCCGAATCACAGGGAACCGGAGCTGCTGCCCCGACCCGAGGGGACATCTTTCTTGAAAGACAACAGCTTTTGGcagcttcttcttcttcttcttcttcttcttctctggttattgagaaaaagaagaagaaaaagaaggaaAAAACAAGTGGGTCGTTGAAAGTTGCAACCTTTTGTTGTTATGGGTGTGGGGCTCCCTTGCAGGTTTCAGAAATGGATGCTCCGGGTTATGTTGACCCGGAAACTTATGAGCTGGTATGGGAGTTGGTTGTTtctgtttttttctttttcagttttGGATAGTATTTGTTTTGTATATTCATTGATGATTGACTTGTGTTAATGATATTGTTTAAAAATgagctgttcaaaaaaaaaaaaaaaaaaaacttgtttaaCATAGATTGCTCTTAGTCTTGCTAGTAAAGGATAGGGTTATAATTTAGGACTAATAGCTGTTAAGTTTTGTGTTTAAGTGTACAATTGTTTGATAGAGAATAAGGCAAACACGGTGCATGCATGCGCGGGTGGGTTGTTGGGCAAACTTGGACGTGGTGTACGCATCCTTACCCTGCTTCCATTTCCCGTGACATCTAGGTCGCATAAGGTTCGCCTCACACTATTTGATAGAAAATATTGAGTCTAATTGGACAATATGAGATGTGACTTGAGGATATGGTTAAAATGGTCAGTGAAGCGAATGCTGCTATTTGTTGGATTAGAGAAGATATTAATTTATAAATTTTCTAGAAAATGACTGTTATAGTGAGGACGAGGTTGTTATCAGTGCTACAGAAAATAGAAATACTTGTTCGATAAGAGTTGCTGCACAATCTTTTAAGGAAAAAATGGGGCTACGTAAAAGGTCAAACGGGTCAGGTTGAACCTCACAACTTGCTGTTTGTTTCGTAAATTTCTTTTTAACCATGTAAAAATGAATAAGTTAAATACGATGGCAAAACAACTATTAGAATAGAGATCTAGTTGACTAGTTCTTTTATCCTCGCAATAATCACTTACATTTTTGTGGAAATCCATAAATATATCTTTTTCTTATTTTTGTAGCATCTTGATTTAGTTGGTTTGTTTTTCGGGAACATAGCTGTCAATAGCGATCGTAGCAATCGCGATAgcgcgctacgtagcgtataTGTCCAGTGTCGCTATTTGGGTTGTAGCGATGAATAGTGACacttcatttatttattttattttttaaatataaatagcaattaaagataGCTATAAAATAGGTGGATTTTAGGTTTTGTTAAATacacatgtaaaatagcatatataccagggtattttgatataatatacatataaaatttttgaaaattctttttctagtgtatcgctatttgtcgctattggccattaacaactatgttcGGGGACCATCTCATTTGCAGAAGAAGAAACACCGCCAGCTCAGGACAATTCTTTGTGGTAGGTGCCGCCTATTATCTCACGGACACATGGTCACCGCTGTTGGCGGCAATGGTGGGTATGCAGGCGGAAAGCAATTTGTTACTGCCGAGGAGCTTAGGGAAAAGTTACGTCACTTACGCCATGAGAAAGCTTTAATTGTAAAACTGGTGAGGCCAACTTGTTCAACCATTTAGGGCGGGGATCTTTTAGTTTATAATTCTAATGGTTTAGGGTTGTTTGCTTAATTTCTTTTAGGTAGACATAGTGGATTTCAATGGCAGTTTTTTGGCTCATGTACGTGATCTTGCAGGTGCGAATCCGATTATATTAGTAGTGACAAAGGTAgtaatttcattttttttctgtTGTTAATACCGATCTTTATTCTTTGCTAATTCTTTTTCTATTTGTTTGTGTTGTTGATAAAGGTTGACCTTCTTCCAAAAGGGACCGATTTTAATTGTGTTGGTGATTGGGTTGTCGAGGCCACCATGAGAAAGAAGCTCAAGTAAGTCATTGCGAATATATTACTTAACACTTCCTATATGCACACCTTTTAATCTACAGTTATTAAACGCGTGAGGCGCACTCAGGGCGATTTGTTGGGTCCGGGGCCTAGGCGAGAAGCGCAAAAAAAGCGCAAGTAACATAATTATAtcttaaaccaaaaccaaagtaccaAATTCATCAATTTCTTGAAATTTCATCTCCCTGGTTAGCCATTCGTTGTTGTCATCAATGCAATTGGGTCATAAGCAACATTTGCATCTTGTTATACTTGACATAAACAAGACCTTTTTTGAAAGGTCTCTTGTAGATAGAGGCTGAAATACAAatcttttaaaaataataataataaagatatgtaactaaacgcaaacaatttaaatgatatattataatctgttttttagtatttgaGTTCGATTGTTATTAAACCTACCCGTGGGGTCTTActactagtaataataataatagttactTACCCACCACGCGCATTAAATGCCTCGGAACCCGAAGCGGCGTTTTTCCACCCTgcgctttaataactatggttaCAATCTATtatcttaattttttttaaacttttgcCTTGTGTTGCAGTGTTTTAAGTGTCCACTTGACAAGTTCAAAGTCATTGGTTGGAATTACTGGAGTCGTGTCTGAAATTCAAAAAGAGAAGAAGGGGCGGGATGTGTACATCCTGGTTAGTAAATTTAACTAACACGTTATTTAGagccattttaacaaaaaaaaaaaaaaaatcaagtagCTGGGACCCGCTGTTACATCTTTATTCTTCTCACCCCATCCAAATGAGATccacaaaatgaaattcataaatGACCAAAAGAAACTGGACATTGTAGTTTAACTTGtatgacatcttttattaagAAATATCACTAACGCAGCGACAttatttctttctttctctctaggGAGCAGCTAACGTCGGAAAATCTGCGTTCATCAATGCGATATTGAGTAAGTTACTTAGGAGTTGAGATCCAAGCTTTATTTATTTGATCTTAAAACGACCTTATTAGTTATCAATCCCAGTGAATATGACAATTTAATTCCTTGGTGCGTTTTATCTTTCAAAATATACATTTGAGATTCTTCGCACGTATATTTGATCAACAAGTTTTACGTCAAAAAACCTTTTCTTGCAATTTTAACGGAAGGAATATGATTAGTTATCGAGCCTCCGATTTCAGTctttataaaatattatttacatcATGTAATTAATTCAATCGGCCATCGTGTAATCTAAGTATGTAACTTTAGTTTGTTATAACATACAGAGATGCTGTCCGATAAAGATCCCGTTGCTGCAATGGCAAGAAAATACAAACCAATACAATCTGCTGTTCCTGGAACCACAGTCGGCCCAATTCAAATTAACGCTTTTCTTGGGGGAGGGGTATGTATGTTTTCATGTGAACAATAAGAGAAAAAAAATCAATCTTTTAGCGAAGAGTAAAGTACACTgatgtggtttaccaaaattttggatttggtccctagctttccaaaagtacagtGATGGTCTCTATGGTTTGCATTTTATAACGCATTTACtccccagccaacaaatctaaaggttttagcatggggactaaatgcgttacaaagtgcaaaccacagggacgatccATGTAGTGAAATTATATTTTGTCATGTGAAGTTGAATAATGAACCTTTTTTCTGAAGTTCAAATTTTTTATAATTCAGAAAGTATACGATACACCTGGAGTTCATCTTCATCATAGACAAGCTGCCGTGGTTCATTCACAAGATTTACCTGCCCTGGCTCCACGTAGTCGGCTCAGAGGTCAATCATTTACAGTACGtacaatttcttttttttttttttaatttgttttcatTAGTTGGTGTTTTATTGTTGCAATTTGAGTTCGCAataatctatttttttttattgtcTGTAACAGAAAGAGGTTGTTAAGGATCAATGGGTAAGTGAGAAAACGGAGTTTAACAGCCTGACGGGTTTTTCCATATTCTGGGGAGGCCTTGTTCGAATCGACGTTTTGAAGGTAATTTAACTTTGTAACTCTCACCATCATACAATGAAAAATCTTGCATTATCGGCATTTTACTTTTCTACATTTTAGGTTCTTCCGGAAACATGCTTAACATTTTATGGACCCAAGGCGGTAAAGCTTCATATTGTACCCACGAATAAAGCAGATGATTTTTACAAGGTATCATCAACCTATCGTTCTatattacatatatataataaaagtaaaaGGTATTGACTTCTTAATGCAAAATTGGCATGATTTATGCACAAGTTTAATAACCCACATATAACCGTTATCCTTGTTAAGATtttatgaaaacatgaaaaattcATGTAACTTGTGCAGAAAGAGTTGGGAGGTCTTTTAACGCCTCCCAGTGGAGAACAAGTAGAAGAATGGGCTGGACTTGAGACTGCTCGCCAGTTACGAATAACGTTTGACGACACACAAAGGTATGTGTTCCACActaagcagttaatgcggtaaaaaatcTGACTACATAGATTCCACAATAGTACTAGAGGTGGCAACTTTGATCCATTTATCTGAATACGCGCCGATTTGAAACCCGTCAACTGCTTGTATAATTCGGTCTGTAACTTGGGTCAAAGTAATCTGACTTGGCTTTTTTGGGCGCGTATAAAAAACTTCAGTTTTGGTATTAGTCTACCCGCCTGAATAGTCCGTCTTTTGCCACTTGTACATAATAATGTTATCGAGTGTGTGACATTTAAGACCGCTTTATATGCTTGCTTTGACATGTAGACCTGCTTGTGATGTGGCGATCTCGGGTCTAGGATGGATAACGGTTGAAACAGTTAGCCAAGCACTTAAAGAACCCGACGCAGATGTGATACCAGATGCCACAGTGATTTCATTAGATGTTCATGTTCCAAAGGCGGTTGAGATCTTTGTTCGGCCGCCACTTCCGGTGGGGAAGGTTGGAGGAGAATGGTATCAATATAGAGATTTGactgaaaaagaagaagaaaccagacccaagtggtatttttgaaatCCCTATATTCTGAAAAGTGGAAATGTGTTTGAGcagaaaaaaatattttattttcatcttttggTTATAGGAATGTAGCATATGTGCTGTTTTTTCACCTTCATTTTGTGTTGTAAATGAGATATAATGATTTAATTCAAGTCTTTCCAtacaaaaacattgtttttcatgaTTATTTTTAAATGACATCGTCtctcaagttacccaacccgcacACAATTTATTCGATCGCAGGCATAGATATTAACAGCGAGCAGAGCGCTCGCTATAGTGTTTAGCGTGGCGATGCAATTGCAGGTCGTCGTAATTTGATGTTGGCGCCCTCATCGCGTGAAAATAGCGGGattctagattttttttttgtttttgttttgatatAAATAGCATAATTTTCgtttctttttaactatacatatgaAAACACTGTATTTTGATAAAATATTGATAATATGCCCTATAAAATAGcagaatttttgtttttatttaatatacatCTGAAAACAACGTATTTTGATAAAATACACAATatttctaaagttatcttctaGGGTAGTGCTAAACATAAAATAGCGTCCGCTATTTCATCGCTATGGCCAGTGGGGGACCCAGAAATTTTTTTCATGGGGTGCGGAATTATAAGGCTCCTTTGTCTATCGCTGTATAATACTTTTTATGTCCGGTTCAAGTCAGATTGGTACGGTTaggttgggtcgggtcgggtaaaACTTTTAGTAAACTTCGTCTCTAATAATAATTACGTATTCATATTGACTACCAACACTATTTTTTTGCAgttgtattattatattatattaactAGAAGATGAAATTAAAAGTTTTGATTCCAGATTTTTTTTCTAAGGCTATAATTCGCAATATGatagaaaaatattttttagtaTATTATAATAAATCTGAATACAAAAGTCTTGTGAATTAAAAATAAGTTATTATATGAAAATGAAAGTTATTATGAAGAGAGAGAATTATTGTAAATTGTTATCTTACACTTTTACCTATGTTGTCCGTAGATATATTTTAACTATTTATATATATCTTTAATTATTTATCTCACTTCATCTTCTTCTCCACTTAACTACTCCATCTCTAAATTGCAGAAGCCTTATCAATGGTAAAACTTCAATCTTCAATCTATGCTTGTTATTTTCTCATTGGGTCTGATAGTTCAAGGGGTGCGATTACAAAATTTCATGGGGTGCGCTCGGGATTTTTATGGATATataacactatttatttttttttcaaggggtgcgcccgcaCCCCCTAGCCATAGTGTAAGTCCGCCCCTGGCTATGGCTACGTGGCATGTAGGAAGCTTGTCGCTATCGTCCGCTACTCGCTATTATTTATTTTGATCGCAAATGCACTCATTTAGATTGCCAAAATAGGCATTTAGGTCCCAAAAGCTGCAACTCTCTCATCTCTTTTACATATCAGCTAAACCATCCATAATCATTCTGGTCATTTGTACATGCCAGTCTCCTCTCCAGACCGTATATATTGACCAATTTTGACCTACACATACGTGAAGTGTCGCCTCAATGCCCGCACGCATTTTTCAATCGTTAATGAGCACACCATTTAAAGCCAAGGGTAGCAATATCATAAAACATTGCTTTCTTGATTACAACAATAATGCAAATAAGTTTACCTTATACATTCATAATACTACAAGTATACAACAAGTGCATTGCAATGCACTGCTACTACAAGTACACAATAAACAAATTCACAGCTCCACCTGTTCAAATTTGCAACTTTTTGAAAAACTTACCCCCTCGTTTTCCAATTCCAGACCCCGGAAGACTCGTTGAGAGAAGAGATTGGTTATCGGGTGACCATTTCAAGTTTTTAAGATTACAAAACAGAGTTGAGAGTGCAGGAGTCACTTCATCTTCCTTGATGTTTTTACATGATATAACCCTGAGATTTTCAACTTCTTTCAACGAAAGGACCACCAATTCTAGACCGCCTGTTGTTAGCCTTGAGCATCCTTCTAGTGACAGGAATTTTAGCCTCCTGTCGGTAAACACAAAACAAGTTTAGTAATGAATTTGTTGTTTAGGATTATATGTTTAACGCGTCAAAGGGGTAAAACAGGAATACATTAGCCAAGAAGGTAACAGGTCTAAAAGTGTACTTTTATGGTATAAAACTTATCAAAATCATCGAGTGTTCCAATTAAGTCACTTATAACTTTATTTTGTTCCAATCAGGTCATTTAAGTTTATTTTGATGCTCTAATCCTATATATTTTACCTGAATAGAAGGTCACCAATCCTATGTGgcatttcttttattatatattttttttattataccGTGACATAGCTTAAAAATGTCAACATGGATTAAAAAAGTTGCCAAAATTTTTGATAACTTTATAATTTTTCTTcgcaatttttttaaaaattttataatttttacaatttttcgcatatttctaatttttttcgtaatttttaataaaaaaatttgcaatattttttcaaaacattttgCAATTTCTTGAGGGGGTTTCTAGGTAATGTTGGCATTTATAAGTCATGTCATCATATaagaaaaaggaaaataaaagaaATGCCATGTAGGATTGGTTACATGCTATTTAGGTAAGATGTATAAGATTAAAACATCAAAGTAGAATTGAGTGATGTGATTGGAACAAAACATTTTATGAGTGACCTGATTAGAACAATcctgaaacttggttactattttaCAAAATTATCACTAATCATCTTTGACACAATAAAAACACACGCGCTTTTCACTTGTCACCTTACCAGGTCCGCCCTCCCGT
This is a stretch of genomic DNA from Helianthus annuus cultivar XRQ/B chromosome 16, HanXRQr2.0-SUNRISE, whole genome shotgun sequence. It encodes these proteins:
- the LOC110917223 gene encoding uncharacterized protein LOC110917223 yields the protein MTTITAFSIQERTSHNSHKFAFNLTPNNYGYWKAMMEPFLKANGLYRYVDNTLSCPEEKITTGDATTTNRNFTNWIANDAHVRMIIISTVSESSFQHIQGDTAREVWLSLARAYAPSNSSHQFTLKTQLLKISMKDGEKGIDYLSRAQEYATALANIGEPVKDKDLIMLTIAGLREEYHGLKSNLLARSPPVQFNELHGLIGDHEYITRSTISSSSASPQVFNVTTAATTTSQAPDLASIQQQITNLQLLANQLASTTQPSASPSAPQANYANRSASSRPTCGYGRGRAFSRGGRGRGGSQGSRQFAWASTQNMVYGHCNRCGIGHIPSQCPNHTGSSRGSPQANYANSEAGSYTTWTSDTGANSHGTPDLASMDNSDVYYGRGYQGYPPHRP
- the LOC110915439 gene encoding NO-associated protein 1, chloroplastic/mitochondrial, encoding MIPKTLSLTSISPFLLPQFKIPKSHNPGRVTIICKSVNSQPQQQTQPELSVSGPESQGTGAAAPTRGDIFLERQQLLAASSSSSSSSSLVIEKKKKKKKEKTSGSLKVATFCCYGCGAPLQVSEMDAPGYVDPETYELKKKHRQLRTILCGRCRLLSHGHMVTAVGGNGGYAGGKQFVTAEELREKLRHLRHEKALIVKLVDIVDFNGSFLAHVRDLAGANPIILVVTKVDLLPKGTDFNCVGDWVVEATMRKKLNVLSVHLTSSKSLVGITGVVSEIQKEKKGRDVYILGAANVGKSAFINAILKMLSDKDPVAAMARKYKPIQSAVPGTTVGPIQINAFLGGGKVYDTPGVHLHHRQAAVVHSQDLPALAPRSRLRGQSFTKEVVKDQWVSEKTEFNSLTGFSIFWGGLVRIDVLKVLPETCLTFYGPKAVKLHIVPTNKADDFYKKELGGLLTPPSGEQVEEWAGLETARQLRITFDDTQRPACDVAISGLGWITVETVSQALKEPDADVIPDATVISLDVHVPKAVEIFVRPPLPVGKVGGEWYQYRDLTEKEEETRPKWYF